A stretch of the Thiocystis violascens DSM 198 genome encodes the following:
- a CDS encoding thioredoxin family protein: MKNIKILGTGCRNCQTTLSLVEEVARAQGVEIELEKVDQIQDIMQYRIMATPGVVIDGEVVHSGGVPDRKTVEGWFAAAQ; this comes from the coding sequence ATGAAAAACATCAAGATCCTCGGCACCGGCTGCCGCAACTGTCAGACCACCCTGAGCCTGGTCGAGGAGGTCGCCCGCGCCCAGGGCGTCGAGATCGAACTGGAGAAGGTGGATCAGATCCAGGACATCATGCAGTACCGCATCATGGCCACACCGGGGGTGGTGATCGACGGCGAGGTGGTGCACTCGGGCGGCGTGCCGGATCGCAAGACGGTGGAGGGATGGTTCGCGGCGGCGCAATAA
- a CDS encoding metalloregulator ArsR/SmtB family transcription factor, with protein sequence MLDPQAFFEALADPIRRRILTMLLEHDELCVCDLHSALDAPQPKISRHLAVLRGAELVLARRDGVWMRYRLHPQLPAWALRILMHMKDGLGTETITPAPAPSVCAPCET encoded by the coding sequence ATGCTCGATCCCCAAGCCTTCTTCGAGGCCCTTGCCGACCCCATCCGCCGCCGCATCCTGACGATGCTGCTGGAACACGACGAGTTGTGCGTCTGCGATCTGCACAGCGCGCTGGATGCCCCGCAGCCCAAAATTTCGCGGCATCTGGCGGTTCTGCGCGGCGCGGAATTGGTACTGGCCCGGCGCGACGGGGTCTGGATGCGTTATCGGCTGCATCCGCAACTCCCGGCCTGGGCACTGCGCATCCTGATGCACATGAAGGACGGACTGGGAACCGAGACGATCACGCCCGCGCCCGCGCCTTCCGTCTGCGCGCCCTGTGAAACCTGA
- a CDS encoding arsenate reductase ArsC, protein MSTATKTVLVLCTGNSCRSQMAEILLNHDLAGRVRALSAGTQPQPKVADGAIAALQAIGLPTAGLRPKDIDAVIDEPIDLVVTVCDNAKEVCPIFPRPVTQIHLPFHDPHGEPLASFIAVRDEIRARLVPAVAKALGLDSTASE, encoded by the coding sequence ATGAGCACAGCCACCAAGACCGTCCTGGTTCTTTGCACCGGCAATTCATGCCGCTCGCAGATGGCCGAGATCCTTCTAAATCACGACCTGGCCGGCCGGGTGCGCGCCCTGTCGGCCGGCACCCAGCCGCAGCCCAAGGTGGCGGATGGCGCGATCGCGGCGCTGCAAGCGATCGGCCTGCCGACCGCGGGGCTCCGCCCCAAGGACATCGACGCGGTCATCGACGAGCCGATCGACCTGGTGGTCACCGTCTGCGACAACGCCAAGGAGGTCTGCCCGATCTTTCCGCGCCCGGTGACACAGATCCACCTGCCCTTCCATGACCCCCACGGCGAACCGCTGGCGTCCTTCATCGCGGTACGCGACGAGATCCGCGCGCGGCTGGTTCCGGCCGTCGCCAAGGCGCTGGGTCTCGACTCGACCGCATCGGAGTAG